Proteins encoded in a region of the Diospyros lotus cultivar Yz01 chromosome 9, ASM1463336v1, whole genome shotgun sequence genome:
- the LOC127810269 gene encoding protein GLUTAMINE DUMPER 4-like yields the protein MRPPATTTKAADGELPHWSSTPMPYLFGGLALVLVLISFALLVLACSYKKSPPSNSSGRGSGRAGCRRQKPACEAPQERLPETEPKIVVIMAGDENPTYLAKPSSSPV from the coding sequence ATGAGGCCACCCGCCACCACTACCAAGGCCGCAGACGGCGAACTTCCCCATTGGAGCTCAACACCCATGCCTTACCTCTTTGGCGGGCTGGCTCTGGTGCTGGTactcatttcttttgcattgcTAGTTCTGGCTTGCTCCTACAAGAAGTCCCCTCCGTCAAATTCGTCCGGCAGAGGCAGCGGCAGGGCCGGCTGCCGACGACAGAAACCAGCCTGCGAAGCCCCGCAGGAACGGCTGCCGGAAACAGAGCCGAAGATCGTCGTGATCATGGCCGGAGACGAGAATCCGACGTACCTGGCGAAGCCCAGCTCTTCTCCTGTTTAG
- the LOC127810267 gene encoding basic leucine zipper 43-like, which yields MQPSEVAELHYLVSSCQNLYTPYPDLNQNNTTAFQLSRSFNPLYNLHITPQVQEFNPQPTCFSSNSTSDEADDQQLSLINERKQRRMISNRESARRSRMRKQKHLDELWSQVMWLRNENHQLIDKLNHVSESHDRVLQENAQLKEEASELRQMLTDMQLNSPYPTLGDFDDINCNTA from the coding sequence ATGCAGCCCAGTGAGGTTGCAGAACTCCATTATCTGGTTTCTTCGTGTCAAAATCTATATACACCTTATCCTGATTTGAACCAGAACAACACAACCGCATTTCAGCTTAGCAGATCCTTTAATCCTCTATATAATCTTCACATCACTCCTCAAGTTCAGGAATTCAACCCACAGCCAACATGTTTTAGCAGTAACTCAACTTCAGACGAAGCAGATGACCAACAGCTAAGTCTCATCAACGAGAGGAAGCAGCGGAGAATGATATCTAACAGAGAGTCCGCACGCCGATCTCGTATGCGCAAGCAGAAGCACCTGGATGAGCTCTGGTCACAAGTTATGTGGCTGCGAAACGAGAATCACCAACTCATAGATAAGCTAAACCATGTTTCAGAATCCCATGACAGGGTCCTCCAGGAGAATGCTCAGCTCAAAGAAGAAGCATCAGAACTTCGTCAGATGCTCACTGACATGCAGCTGAACAGTCCCTACCCTACTTTGGGAGATTTCGATGATATTAACTGCAACACAGCTTAA